TGGAGCGCGGTGCGCAGCGCCGGGACGTCCAGGTCGCCCAGGACGCGGGCGGCCACACCGACGTTGTACGCGGGGGAGTGCGGGTACATCTGCTGGAAGGTCCACAGGGCCTGCTGGCCCTCGGCGACCGGGTGCGACTGCGGGCCGCGCGCGGCCCGGGCCTTCAGCAGCGCGCGCAGCTGCTCGCGCCGGTCGGCCTCGGTGGGGGCGGTGGGGACGGCGTGTGTGGTCATCGTTCTCCCGCTGCCTCGGCGCCGAGCTGGGCGAGGAGCGAGTCCACCTCCTCCGGTGAGAGCGAGTCGACGTCGGCGAGGAGCTGTTCCAGCCGGTCGGGGTCGTCGAGGGTGAGTGGCGCGCCGTCGGCGGCCGGCGGGGCGAGCTCCAGGGCGAGCTCGGGGGCGAGCGCGGCGACCGACGCGTCGCGCAGTAGGCGCACGATCGGCACCGCGAGGTCGAGGTCGGCCTCGATCCGCCGGGACAGCTCCAGGCCCATGATCGAGTCGAGGCCGAGGGAGTTGAGCGGACGGTCGTGGTCGACGCCGCCGGCCGGCAGCCGCAGCACCCGCTCGGCCTCCCGGGCCAGGTAGTCGGCGAGCTGCTGCACCCGCTGCTCGCCGTCGACGGCGAGCAGGGCCTCGCGCGGCGAGGTCTCGGCGGCGGTCGGGTCGGTCGTGGCGGTGCCGGCGGGCAGGACGACGCGGTCGGCGCGGGCCAAGACGGCGCCAGCGGCGTCGAGGACGGCGGCGGTGTACTGCGGGCCGGTGGCCGCGACGTCGGTGGCCGGCCACAGGCGGATCCAGCGGGCCTGCCCGTCCTTGCCCGGAGCCTGCTCCCAGCCGACGAGGGCGGTCGGCAGGCCGGGGGTGACCTCGGGGTGGAGCAGCACCTCCAGCGCGGACAGGCCGTGCGGCAGCAGCCGCAGCAGCTGCCCGCCGGTGGCGTCCGCGAGCCGGAGGTCGACCAGCTCCCGCTCCCCAACGGCGTTGTCGGGGCGGCCGGCGGCCTGGTCGGCCGCCAGGTCGGGAGCCTCGGGAGCCGGGCCCGCGGGACGGGTGGTGGCCACCGCCCGCCGGGTCCAGCCACCGGCCGCGGTGCGCGCGTGCACCTCGACGGTGCCGGGCGCGACGGTGACGGCGACGAGGTCCTCGTCCGGGGCGTCCGCCCCGGTCAGCCGGACGTCGGTGACCGTGCGCGGACCGGCCGCGCGGGTGGCGTGCGCGGCGGCGGCCAGGGCGGTGGCGATGATCTCGGTGCGGGCCGTGCCGGGCCGGTGCCCGGCGGAGCCGGTGGTGCTGACGGCCCGCCAGAGCCCGGTGCCCTCGGCCGCGGCGGGCGCGGGCGCGTCGACCGGGGTGCCGGCCAGGGCGTCCCAGTCGAGGTCGGCGCCGGCCTCGAAGAGCCGTACCGCCGCGTCGAGCAGGGTGTCGCGGCCGCCGTGGTCGCGCTGCAGGGTCGGGATGACGTCGCAGCCGTCGCCCAGGATCTCGCGGATCGAGGGCTGCAGGGTGGGGTGGGCACCGACCTCGACGAAGGTGCGGTAGCCGGCCGCGGCGAGGGCGTGCACGGCCTGTGCGAAGCGCACCGGCTCGCGCAGGTTAGCGCCCCAGTAGCGGGCGTCCAGCTCGGCCGGGTCGATGAAGTCGCCGGTGACGGTGGAGACCAGCGCGCCGCTCGCCGCGGCCGGCACCAAATCCTGGAACCGGTCGGCGAGTTGTGCGCGCAGCGGCTCCAGGTACCGGCTGTGGAAGGCGACGGTGCCGGGCAGCACCCGGGCGAAGACGCCCTCGGCCGCCAGCTCGTCGACGATCGCGCGCACCTCCTCGTCACGGCCGGCGATCAGGGTGGAGCTCGGCCCGTTCCACGCGGCGACGTCCGTGCCGGGGCCGAGCCGGTCCAGCAACTCGGCGACCCGGTCGGCCGGTCGGCCGAGCAGGGCGGTCAGGCCGGTGCCGACCGCGTCGCGCATCAGCGTCCCGCGGGCGGCGGCCAGCCGCAGACCGGTGTCCAGGTCGAGCACGCCGGAGACCACGGCGGCGGACAGCTCCCCGAGGCTGTGGCCGACACAGGCGGACCAGGTGACGCCCCAGTGCGCCAGCACCCGGGCGACGGTCACCTGGAGGGCGACCAGCACGGGCTGGAGCACCGCCGGATCGGTCAGCCGCTCGGCGGCCGACGGATCCGCGCCCGCGCCGAACCCGTCCAGCAGGGACCAGCCGGCCGCGTCCCGCAGGACGCGGTCGCAGTCGGCCAGCACCTCGGCCGCGACGGGGTCGGCCGCGAGCAGTTCGGCCACCATGGCGGGCCACTGGTTGCCCTGGCCGGAGAAGACCAGGGCGACCGGCCCGGTGCCCGGGGACGGCGCGGGCGGGTTCTGCCGGAGCTCGGCCAGCCACTGGCGGGCCTGCTCCGGCGAGTGCGCCCGCACCGCCCGGCGGTAACGGTGGCGGGTGCCGGGAACGGCGGCTCCGTGGAGAGGGCCAGCGGGCTCACCGCGGCCCTGCTCCAGCGCGTCCGCGCAGGCGGCGGCCCGGGCAGCGAAGGCCTGTGGGTCTTCCCCGGACAGTGGGAGCAGGGCGACCGGGTGCGGTCGTCCGTGGTGCGCGTGCATGAGATTCCCCTCCACGGGCTTCTGTTCCTGGATTTCCGGCCGTCAGCTGTAGATCTGGGCCTTGACGACCTCGAGGGTGGCGGCGGGGTCCCACTCGTTCTGGGCGTCGATGATCCGGCCGTCCTTGAACCGGGTGCGGCCGGTGTAGTGGATGGTGAACGGCTTGTTGGTGGGCTCCAGACCCATGACGGCGCCGCGGTGCACGCCGTGGAAGGTCCAGTTGAGGTGCACCCAGTCGTCCTCCCACTTCACGATCTCGAACTCGTAGGTGGGGTCGAGCTTCTCGCGCATCTCGACCATGCCGGCCTTGATGCCCGCCAGGTCGGGCTCGGTGTTCTCGAAGCCCAGCGCCGACTCGTCGGTGTGGTGGACGAAGTCGGGGTGGATGAACTCGTCCAGGACGTCGTCGTTGCGGCCGTTGAGGTGCTCGGTCAGGTAGCGCTTGAGGAGCGCCTCGGCGGCCTTCTGCTCTTCCGGAGTCATGGAACTTCCTTCTTTCGGTGATGGATTGCGATGGATCGGGATGGATCGGGATGGTCTGAGGGGGGCGCCGCTCAGGCGGTGAGCGGCACCCGGACGGCGGCCGGGGCGTCCTCGCCCACGCACCACAGCGGTGCGCGCAGGGCGGTGTCGTGCAGCGCGCCGACCAGGGCGGCGGTGGCCGCCGCGCCGGCCGGGAGCGAGGGGCTGCCCGGCACGGGGGTGCGGTCCAGGGCGAGCAGCGAGAGCACGCCCGCGAGGGCGGTCGCGTCGCCGGTCGCGCCGCGCAGCAGCCCGGCGAGCTCCCGGCGGCCGGTGTCCGGCCCGGGCAGGTCGACCCGCAGGGTCCGGGCGCCGGCGGGCAGCCGGTCCAGGGCCTCGCACGCCTCGGCGCCGTCGGCGCCCGCGGCCGGGACGACGACCAGCCAGGTCTCCCCGGCCGCCGCGGACTCGGGAAGCCGATCGTCGGGCTGCCAGCCGGTCCGCAGGCCGGCCGGCGGCTGGGCGGGCCGGGTGCGGCCGGCGCTGTGGAAGCGCTCGGCCGCGAGGTCGGGCCAGTAGCGCTCGCGGGCGAAGGCGTAGCTCGGCAGGTCGGTGCGGCGCGCGCCCCGGCCGGCGTAGAACGCCTCCCAGTCCAGGTCGACGCCCCGCACGTGCAGCTCGCCGGAGAGCCGGGCGGTCGCGTCCGGTCCCGCGTCGGGCGCCAGGACGCTCGCGCCGGCGGCGGTCAGCGCCCGCACGGTGCCGGGGGAGGCCAGCGGGACGAGGAACAGGCTCTTCCCGCCGGGGAGTTCGCCGGAGCCGGACCGGCCCGCGAGCACCGCGCGCAGGCCGTCGGCCAGCGGCAGCCTACCGTCCGCGACGGCCGCGGCCGCCTCGCCCGGGCCGCCGGTGCCGAGGACCGCGGTGGGCCGGACGCCCCAGGCGCGCCACTGCGCGGCCAGCGCGACCAGCACCGAGAACAGCACCGGCGCGGCGACCTCGGGCAGCGCGGGGGAGGGGGCCTCCGGCTCGTCCGCCAGCACCGCCCACAGCGACCAGTCGACCAGGCCTGCCAGGGCCTGCTCACAGGCGCTGATCCGCTCGGCGAAGACCGGTGCGTCCAGCGGCAGTTGGGCGGCAAGAAGGCTCCAGGAACGGACCGCCTCCAGGTCGCCGGGCAGGACCAGGGCGAGGTCCGGCTCGGTCCGGGCGCTGCCCCGCAGCAGGGTCGGCGACTCGCCGCCGGCGGCGAGCACCCGCAGGTCCTCGGCCGCGCCCCGGGCGTCGTCGACCAGCAGGACGGCCCGGTGTTCCAGCCGCGCGCGGGTGGTGGCGAGGGAGTAGCCGAGGTCCGCCGGCGTGGCGTCCGGGTGCTCGGCCAGGTGCCTGCGCAGACGCTCGGCCTGGCCGCGCAGCGCGGCGGCGCTGTGGGCGCCGATCGGCCAGGGCAGCGTGGCCGACCGTACCGGCCCCGGGGCCTCCGTGGCGGGCTCGGCCTCCGGCTCGGGGGCCTGCTCGACGATCACGTGCGCGTTGGTCCCGCTCATGCCGAACGAGGAGACCGCGGCGCGGCGCGGCCGTCCGGTCTCGGGCCAGGGTGTGGTCTCGTCGAGCAGCCGCAGCACCCCCGCGTCCCAGTCGACGTGCTCGCTGCGCCGCTCGGCGTGCAGGGTCCGGGGCAGTGCCCCGTGGCGGAGCGCCAGCACCGCCTTCATGACGCCGGCGACGCCCGCCGCGGCCTGCGTGTGGCCGAGGTTGGACTTGACCGAGCCGAGCAGCAGCGGCCGGTCCGCGGGCCGGTTGCGGCCATAGGTGGCGAGCAGCGCGCCGGCCTCGATCGGGTCGCCGAGCGGGGTTCCGGTGCCGTGCGCCTCGATCGCGTCGACCTCGGCCGCGGACAGGCCCGCGTCGGCGAGCGCCTCGCGGATCACGCCCTCCTGGGCCGGGCCGCTGGGCGCGGTGATGCCGTTGCTGGCGCCGTCCTGGCCGATCGCCGTGCCGCGCAGCACCGCGAGCACCGGGTGGCCGTTGCGGCGCGCGTCGGAGAGCCGCTCCAGCACCAGCAGGCCCACGCCCTCGGCCATGCCGAAGCCGTCCGCCTCGGCCGAGAACGCCTTGCAGCGCCCGTCCCGGGAGAGCGCCCGCATCCGGCTGAACTCCACCAGCATCTCGGGCGTCGCCATCACGGTGGCGCCGCCGGCCAGGGCCAGCGAGCACTCCCGGGCGCGCAGCGCCTTGACGGCCAGGTGGACGGCGACCAGCGAGGAGGAGCAGGCGGTGTCGACCGAGACGGCCGGGCCCTCGAGGCCGAAGGCGTAGGAGAGCCGGCCGGAGGCGACGCTGGTGCCGTTGCCGCTGACCAGGTGGCCCTCGTAGCTCTCCGGCTCGGCCTGGAGCAGCCGCCAGTAGTCGTTGTACATCGCGCCGACGTACACGCCGGTGCGCGAGCCCTTCAGGCCGCGCGGGTCGATGCCGGCCCGCTCGAACGCCTCCCAGGTCACCTCCAGCAGCAGCCGGTGCTGCGGGTCCATGCCGGTCGCCTCGCGCGGGCTGATGCCGAACAGCAGCGGGTCGAACTCGGTGGCGCCGTCGAGGAATCCGCCCTCCAGGGTGTAGCTGTGGCCGAGCGCGTCGGCGTCCTGGGCGTACAGCTCGCCGGGGTTCCAGCCGCGGTCGCCGGGCAGGTCGGAGACCGCGTCGCGGCCGTCCAGCAGCAGCTGCCAGAGCTCCTCGGGGGAGGTCACGCCGCCGGGGTAGCGGCAGCCCATGGCGACCACGGCGACGGGCTCCTGGCGGGCCTGCTCCAGGTCCTGCAGGCGCTGCCGGGTGGCGGCC
The nucleotide sequence above comes from Streptomyces kaniharaensis. Encoded proteins:
- a CDS encoding ester cyclase, encoding MTPEEQKAAEALLKRYLTEHLNGRNDDVLDEFIHPDFVHHTDESALGFENTEPDLAGIKAGMVEMREKLDPTYEFEIVKWEDDWVHLNWTFHGVHRGAVMGLEPTNKPFTIHYTGRTRFKDGRIIDAQNEWDPAATLEVVKAQIYS
- a CDS encoding acyltransferase domain-containing protein → MHAHHGRPHPVALLPLSGEDPQAFAARAAACADALEQGRGEPAGPLHGAAVPGTRHRYRRAVRAHSPEQARQWLAELRQNPPAPSPGTGPVALVFSGQGNQWPAMVAELLAADPVAAEVLADCDRVLRDAAGWSLLDGFGAGADPSAAERLTDPAVLQPVLVALQVTVARVLAHWGVTWSACVGHSLGELSAAVVSGVLDLDTGLRLAAARGTLMRDAVGTGLTALLGRPADRVAELLDRLGPGTDVAAWNGPSSTLIAGRDEEVRAIVDELAAEGVFARVLPGTVAFHSRYLEPLRAQLADRFQDLVPAAASGALVSTVTGDFIDPAELDARYWGANLREPVRFAQAVHALAAAGYRTFVEVGAHPTLQPSIREILGDGCDVIPTLQRDHGGRDTLLDAAVRLFEAGADLDWDALAGTPVDAPAPAAAEGTGLWRAVSTTGSAGHRPGTARTEIIATALAAAAHATRAAGPRTVTDVRLTGADAPDEDLVAVTVAPGTVEVHARTAAGGWTRRAVATTRPAGPAPEAPDLAADQAAGRPDNAVGERELVDLRLADATGGQLLRLLPHGLSALEVLLHPEVTPGLPTALVGWEQAPGKDGQARWIRLWPATDVAATGPQYTAAVLDAAGAVLARADRVVLPAGTATTDPTAAETSPREALLAVDGEQRVQQLADYLAREAERVLRLPAGGVDHDRPLNSLGLDSIMGLELSRRIEADLDLAVPIVRLLRDASVAALAPELALELAPPAADGAPLTLDDPDRLEQLLADVDSLSPEEVDSLLAQLGAEAAGER